The genome window GTAGTTGCCATAACCATAACGATAGTTGTTATAGTTATTCATGTAAGCACTATTATAATAGTTGCTTGACACGTCCGTCTGCTTTGAGAAAGACACACCCACATTGAACTGGATAGGACGCTTGCCTCCCAGCCAGTTGGTTGAGTACTGTACATTGTATGACTGATAGTAAGTACCGTTCGTCTGTGCACCCAATGACAGCGTCTCACCATCACCGATAGGCATGATACCACGATGCTCACGGTTCTTACGGAAGAGGTTTGCCATTGAGAAGTTGTTTAACTTCAGACCTACACGACCGACAACACCCGTCTGCGCCCAACCCAGTGAGAGCTCAACCTGGTCGTTTGATTTCTGCTTGAGGTTGTAGTTGATGTCTACTGTACCGTCCTCATAGTTTGGTTCCGGCACAGGATTGATTGCCTCCGGGTCGAAGTGTCCCATGGAAGCCAACTCACGTGCAGAACGCTGGAGAGCCTCCTTTGAGAAGAGGTCACCCGGCTTTGTACGCAGCTCACGACGAACGACATTCTCGTAAAGACGGTCGTTACCGTTAATCTTCACACGATTGATGTGTGCCTGCTGACCTTCATAGATACGCATCTCAAGGTCAATGGAGTCGCCGACAATATTCACCTCCGTCGGCTGGAGATTATAGAAGAGGTAACCGTTGTTCCAGTAAGCATTGCCCACAGCGTCCTCATCCTGTGAAAGACGCTTGTTCATATAGGTCTGGTTATACACATCACCCTTCTTCATGTCGAGCAGACGTGACAGATAGTCAGTTGAATAAACCGTATTACCCACCCAGTTGATGTTGCGGATGTAATACTTCTTACCCTCATCCACCTTTACATAGATGTCAACATGCTTCGGGTCAACGTTCCAAACGCTGTCCTTGAGAATGATTGCATCACGGAAACCATACTCATTGTACTTCGTGATAAGATGCTTCTTATCCTCAGCCCAACGCTCCGGCGTGAATTTCTTTGACTTCAGGAAGCTGGACAGCTTGCCAGCCTCATGTGTCTTTGAGAAGGCACCCTTGGTGAACAGCGTTCCTTTGATTTTCTTGTCGCCCAGCTGGTTGTCGCCGTCAATGGTGATGGAACGCACCTTCAGCTTCTCCTTCTTGTCAACGTCGATATCAAGGATAACCTGATTCTTGGCTGTGACATCGTCACGCTGACGGATGAATACCTCCGCATTCTTGTAACCCTTGTCCTCAAAGTACTTCTTTGCAAGTATCTTCGCACGGTCAATCATGTTAGGCGTAATCTGTCCGCCCATCAAGAGTCCGAGTTTCTTCTCCATATCTTCACGCTCGGTCTTCTTCAAACCATTATAATTGATGGTTGAAATACGAGGACGTGGTGTGAGATGTATCTTCAGATAGATATTATCCCCAACAATAGAGTCAGCCGAAATGGAAACATCTGAGAATAGTCCGTGTTTCCAGTAACGCTTCACAGCATCTGTGATGGCTGTTCCCGGAACCTCAACTTCCTGTCCGATGCTGAGTCCGGAGATACCTGTGAGGACATAATCCTCATAGCCATCAATGCCGGTAACAGCCAGCCCTGCCAGATTGTAAGTCTTAGGAGTACCTGAATAAGTGATGTCTGGGTTTACGATTTTCTCCTGTGCACTCATTGAAAGGGTCACTCCAGAGAGTGCAAGGAGCATCAACACCTTATTTATATTAGTCATCTATCGCGTAACTTATTTGTTTTCGTTTTCTTCTACTTGTTTCTCAGTCTTTCCAAAGCGACGCTGTCTGCTCTGGAAGCTCGCAATGGCATTCCTCAGGTCCTGCTCATTGAAGTCAGGCCAATAGGTATCACAGAAGTACAGCTCAGAGTAAGCTATCTGCCACAAGAGGTAATTGGAGATGCGAAGCTCACCGCCGGTCCTGATAAGGAGGTCAGGCTCAGGCATGAAGTTCGTCTCCAGATGCTCGCTGATCATCTCTTCGGTAATCAGTTCGGGACGCATAGGCTCAGACGACTTCAGCTGATGTTCTGCGACAATCGTCTTCATTGCCTTCGCTATCTCCCAGCGTGCACTGTAACTCAAGGCTACAACCATTGTCATGGCTGAGTTCTTCGCTGTGTGCTCTTCCGTCTCACGCAGCTTCTTCTGCACTTCTTCCGGCAGACGTGCCATATCGCCAATGACACGGAAGCGCACATTATTCTTCATGAAGATTTCATCTTCCAAGGACGTAAGCACAAGTCCCATCAACGCAGCAATCTCATCAGACGGACGGCTCCAGTTCTCCGTAGAGAAGGTATAGAGCGTGAGATACTTCACACCCAGCCGTACGCACTCTGATGTAATACGACGAACGGTATCCACTCCTGCCTGATGTCCGTAGGAGCGTGGCTTGTTGCGTTCCGTTGCCCAGCGTCCGTTGCCATCCATGATGATGGCAATATGCTGTGGTATTCGTGTCATGTCTAATTCTTCTACCATATATATTGAAGAGATAAACCTTAGATTTGTTCTGTCCAGACCTTATGTCTGCCCTGTTCGGACATTGCCTTTTAACATGGTCCTGGAGCTTAATTCTTTTATTCGTCCTCGTTATGGCAAGTTCTGCACTTTGCCATAAAACTATAGGAGAACGTGAACTGCAGAGTGGAGTAGCAGTCTGTATTCTTGAAAAGACCACTGCTCTTGATTCCATAAGGGTCCTTCTGACCGTCAAGCTCGTCGCTGAGTGAGAAATGCAACGCCCATTCCAGACCTACATTCATACGCTCTCCCACCTTATACTTCACACCCAGTCCGATTGGGAGATTGGCTGAGAGAGCCGACTTGCGGTCGCCATCCTTTATATTCACATAGGTGGCACCCAGTCCGACCGTCACGTATGGCGACAGCCGCTGTGCACCACGGTAGTCACGACCTGTGCCATAAGGCAGGAAGTTATACTCATACGCAAAGCCAACATCAACCAGTGAATTGTCGAACTTATAGGGAGCTGATGCAAAACGTGGATAGTAGGTCTTGACATCAGCCGATGAACCTTTCATCTTTCCAAACGATACATTCATCTTCAAATCCATGTAAGGACTCATGTTGTATCGGGCAAGGACAGTCGCCATCGGCTGCAGGTCCTTTGTCAACGACTCATTGAAGTCGCCTAAGTAACCCATCATGCCGACACCGGCACCTATCTCCATCTTATACTCCGGGTCCGACTGCGCCCATAAAGGCGTAGCAGCAAGAAGGAGGAGAAGGTTGATGAAGATACGTTTCATTACAGTTTGGTCTTACTATCTTATTCTGTCAGACGTTCCAGGTTCAGTTCCCAGCCAATCCGGTTGAGTCTGCCGCGCCATACCTTTGTACCACTGATTATCCAGAGGTACTCATCACTGTCAACAGCGGCGGTAAAGGCTGCTGATGCCTGTGCACCCGTCGGGTAAGCAAAGCTCTTGTCGCTTTTCCATGTGATGCCTCCATCACGTGAAACCAGCATCGACTCCAGCTTGCCGCTGTTGTTTACGCCCAGGGCAAGTGCAGCCTTGTCGTAGTTTACAACCGAAAGGGTTTTGTAGAGTGGCAGCAGGAACTTGCTGGCATTACTCTCCACATAGCTCCAACTCTCACCCTTACGGTAAGACAGCTTTGTCCAAGAGACATTCTTCGTTCCGCCTGCAACCGTTCCGACAAGCAGCACACGGTTCACATCTGAAGAAAAAGCTGTGAGCGAGTAGTTGATATTGTTTACAGGAAGGAGGGATGAGTTACTGTCCAGTGTCTCGGCTGTCCATGTTGCACCATTGTCCTTTGATGCCATCAGACCACCCGAAGCAGACAGGGCAAACAGTTCAGCAGGTGATGCTGCCACCAACTGCTTGAGACTGTTGTTCGTAACAACCGTCTTCCATGTATTCCCATCAGCCGAACTGTACACAGTCCCCTTATCAATAACGAAGAGTTTACTGTTCTGCACTGCAACGCTCTTGTAGGCGTCAGCCGTGAAGGTCTTGCCCAGTTTCGTCCAGCTGTTTCCATTCGCCTTTGAAGCAACATAAGCTGAAGTCTGACTGCCATTGGTACCGAACACGAATATCTTATCGCCCGTGCTGACAGCTTTCATTGACTTGAATGAAGCAAAATTGCTGTTAGCCTGCAGGCTCTGCCAGCTGAAGACATTGCCCCGCTGCTTATGGACATTCACAGAAATCTGGTACTCCCTGTATTCCTTCCCGCTGTGCGCATAGACACGGAAGATACGCGGAGTAGTAAAGTCAATGGAATCATTGCTCTTGTAATAGGAAAAGGATTGATCCTTTGTAGACTTGATGAAGACGGAGCCGCTGTTCTTTGCCGTAATAGTCGTCAGCACATGAGCACCGTCCGTACCGTATGGCAAGGAATCAGGGTTATAAATCAAGCCTTTTGCCTGGTCAATATAGAACTTGACCTTGGCGGCATTGAACTTCGCAGTATAAGTACTGTCACGGCCTTTCTTGGTAACCGTATCACGCACCTGCTTCAGCTGCCCCAAAGTAAAGTTTATGATTGCAGTGTCTCTATAACTTACCCCTTTGTTCTCGTCGTCGTCATTAAGACAAGAAGTCACTGTCAAAGTAGCCATCATTAAAGCTACGAGAGTATATATCTTATTACGCATCAGATACTAATAATTGAATTTAGCTGCAAATTTAATCAGAAATCTTCAGAATCAACGTCTTTAACGAGGTTAATTATGTAAAATAACGAAAATAACTATGTTTTTTTAAGTTTGTTTAGTAAGTATGACCATAAGAACGATAAACTTGGATAGAAATGACCGATAATTCAACCTTGATGGTCTGATGATGCTTCACAGGGGCACTCATGACACTTCCGACAGGTTTCATCTCGCATTAATTCACTTTCAATTAACCTGTTTCTCTGTGGTTTTACGGGTTTACTATGCTGCAATTTAACCCATATCAGTCATTAGAGCCTAAACAGATTTTGTT of Prevotella fusca JCM 17724 contains these proteins:
- a CDS encoding BamA/OMP85 family outer membrane protein, translated to MTNINKVLMLLALSGVTLSMSAQEKIVNPDITYSGTPKTYNLAGLAVTGIDGYEDYVLTGISGLSIGQEVEVPGTAITDAVKRYWKHGLFSDVSISADSIVGDNIYLKIHLTPRPRISTINYNGLKKTEREDMEKKLGLLMGGQITPNMIDRAKILAKKYFEDKGYKNAEVFIRQRDDVTAKNQVILDIDVDKKEKLKVRSITIDGDNQLGDKKIKGTLFTKGAFSKTHEAGKLSSFLKSKKFTPERWAEDKKHLITKYNEYGFRDAIILKDSVWNVDPKHVDIYVKVDEGKKYYIRNINWVGNTVYSTDYLSRLLDMKKGDVYNQTYMNKRLSQDEDAVGNAYWNNGYLFYNLQPTEVNIVGDSIDLEMRIYEGQQAHINRVKINGNDRLYENVVRRELRTKPGDLFSKEALQRSARELASMGHFDPEAINPVPEPNYEDGTVDINYNLKQKSNDQVELSLGWAQTGVVGRVGLKLNNFSMANLFRKNREHRGIMPIGDGETLSLGAQTNGTYYQSYNVQYSTNWLGGKRPIQFNVGVSFSKQTDVSSNYYNSAYMNNYNNYRYGYGNYNYNRYENYYDPDKYVKLLSVYAGWGKRLSWPDDYFTLSLQLQYQRYMLRNWRYFIMSNGAANNLNLNIALNRTSTDNQLFPRRGSDFSVSLTITPPWSKWDGKDYAHLANDRNSPTFSKEQQEKYRWVEYHKWKFKARTFTALTSGQKCFVLMTRLEFGLLGSYNKNKKSPFETYYMGGDGMSGYSTGYAEETIGLRGYENGSLTPYGAEGYAYDRLSLELRYPFLLGNTTIYGLGFVEAGNAWTETSKFNPFDMKRSAGLGVRIFLPMVGLMGIDWAYGFDKVFGTKGGSQFHFILGQEF
- a CDS encoding isoprenyl transferase; amino-acid sequence: MVEELDMTRIPQHIAIIMDGNGRWATERNKPRSYGHQAGVDTVRRITSECVRLGVKYLTLYTFSTENWSRPSDEIAALMGLVLTSLEDEIFMKNNVRFRVIGDMARLPEEVQKKLRETEEHTAKNSAMTMVVALSYSARWEIAKAMKTIVAEHQLKSSEPMRPELITEEMISEHLETNFMPEPDLLIRTGGELRISNYLLWQIAYSELYFCDTYWPDFNEQDLRNAIASFQSRQRRFGKTEKQVEENENK
- the porG gene encoding type IX secretion system protein PorG encodes the protein MKRIFINLLLLLAATPLWAQSDPEYKMEIGAGVGMMGYLGDFNESLTKDLQPMATVLARYNMSPYMDLKMNVSFGKMKGSSADVKTYYPRFASAPYKFDNSLVDVGFAYEYNFLPYGTGRDYRGAQRLSPYVTVGLGATYVNIKDGDRKSALSANLPIGLGVKYKVGERMNVGLEWALHFSLSDELDGQKDPYGIKSSGLFKNTDCYSTLQFTFSYSFMAKCRTCHNEDE
- a CDS encoding DUF6242 domain-containing protein codes for the protein MRNKIYTLVALMMATLTVTSCLNDDDENKGVSYRDTAIINFTLGQLKQVRDTVTKKGRDSTYTAKFNAAKVKFYIDQAKGLIYNPDSLPYGTDGAHVLTTITAKNSGSVFIKSTKDQSFSYYKSNDSIDFTTPRIFRVYAHSGKEYREYQISVNVHKQRGNVFSWQSLQANSNFASFKSMKAVSTGDKIFVFGTNGSQTSAYVASKANGNSWTKLGKTFTADAYKSVAVQNSKLFVIDKGTVYSSADGNTWKTVVTNNSLKQLVAASPAELFALSASGGLMASKDNGATWTAETLDSNSSLLPVNNINYSLTAFSSDVNRVLLVGTVAGGTKNVSWTKLSYRKGESWSYVESNASKFLLPLYKTLSVVNYDKAALALGVNNSGKLESMLVSRDGGITWKSDKSFAYPTGAQASAAFTAAVDSDEYLWIISGTKVWRGRLNRIGWELNLERLTE